From the Sphingomonas aliaeris genome, one window contains:
- a CDS encoding alpha-hydroxy-acid oxidizing protein — MPNFGGYQNELYGAALSGVLPKVPVDYATLVARAEAAMPPYVLNYVQGGCGDETTQNRNRSAFDQWGMVPRMMVDASERDLSIDLFGMTLPTPLFMCPIGVTGICTQDGHGDIAAAQAAAATGIPLCASTLANDPLEDVLKASGETPGLFQLYTPRDPDLAASLVGRAEAAGYKAIVVTLDTWVTGWRPRDLNSGNFPQLRGHVLENYFVDPVFLKLLGKPVAGNLPEAIGLWSRLFGKVLTWDDMAWLKSLTKLPIVLKGICHGDDARRAVDAGADGIYCSNHGGRQANGGIAAIDLLPDVVAGSGDLPVLFDLGIRSGSDVVKALALGATAVGVGRPYSYGLALDGAAGAAHVLKCILAEADLMMAVNGYPSIAAVRAEGARRLG; from the coding sequence ATGCCAAATTTCGGCGGCTATCAGAACGAGTTGTACGGCGCCGCCCTGAGCGGCGTGCTGCCTAAGGTGCCGGTCGATTATGCGACTCTGGTCGCGCGGGCCGAGGCCGCGATGCCGCCTTACGTCCTGAATTACGTGCAGGGCGGTTGCGGCGACGAGACGACCCAGAACCGCAACCGGTCGGCATTCGACCAATGGGGCATGGTGCCGCGCATGATGGTCGATGCGAGTGAGCGCGACCTGTCGATCGACCTGTTCGGGATGACGTTGCCGACGCCATTGTTCATGTGCCCGATCGGCGTGACCGGGATCTGCACGCAGGACGGGCACGGCGACATTGCCGCCGCGCAAGCCGCCGCGGCGACCGGCATTCCGCTGTGCGCATCGACGCTGGCGAACGATCCGCTGGAGGATGTGTTGAAGGCGAGCGGCGAGACGCCCGGCCTGTTTCAGCTTTACACGCCGCGCGACCCGGACCTTGCGGCCAGTCTTGTCGGTCGCGCCGAGGCGGCGGGCTATAAGGCGATCGTCGTGACGTTGGACACATGGGTCACTGGATGGCGTCCGCGCGACCTGAATTCAGGCAACTTCCCGCAATTGCGCGGGCATGTGCTGGAAAACTACTTTGTCGATCCGGTCTTCCTCAAGCTGCTCGGCAAGCCGGTCGCGGGGAATTTGCCCGAGGCGATCGGCTTGTGGAGCCGGTTGTTCGGCAAGGTGCTGACCTGGGACGACATGGCGTGGCTGAAATCGCTGACCAAGCTGCCGATCGTGCTGAAGGGGATCTGCCACGGCGACGATGCGCGGCGCGCTGTGGATGCGGGGGCGGACGGCATCTATTGTTCAAATCATGGCGGGCGTCAGGCGAATGGCGGGATCGCCGCGATCGACCTGCTGCCCGACGTCGTGGCGGGATCGGGCGATCTGCCCGTCCTGTTCGATCTGGGAATCCGGTCGGGATCGGACGTGGTCAAGGCTCTGGCGCTTGGCGCGACGGCGGTCGGCGTTGGGCGTCCGTATAGCTACGGACTCGCGCTGGATGGCGCGGCGGGCGCAGCGCATGTGCTGAAATGCATATTGGCGGAGGCGGACCTGATGATGGCGGTCAACGGATATCCGTCCATCGCGGCGGTGCGGGCGGAGGGCGCGCGGCGGCTTGGATAG
- the galU gene encoding UTP--glucose-1-phosphate uridylyltransferase GalU, producing MMIKPLRKAVFPVGGLGTRFLPATKAMPKEMLPVVDRPLIQCAVDEALEAGIEQMIFVTGRGKSAIEDHFDIAYELEATMSGRGKSLSVLDGTRLKPGAISYVRQQEPMGLGHAVWSARHIVGDEPFAVLLADDFMVGKPGCLKQMVEAYNKVGGNMICAQEVPEDQTHMYGVITPGARDGSLTEVRGLVEKPAPGTAPSNLSVIGRYILQPEVMRVLETQEKGAGGEIQLTDAMAKMIGDQPFHGVTFDGRRYDCGDKAGYIQANLAIALGRADIGESVRAFAVDLLR from the coding sequence ATCATGATCAAGCCACTTCGCAAAGCAGTGTTTCCGGTCGGCGGTCTCGGGACGCGATTCCTGCCCGCAACGAAGGCCATGCCCAAGGAAATGCTGCCCGTGGTCGATCGGCCGCTGATCCAGTGCGCAGTGGACGAGGCGCTGGAGGCGGGGATCGAACAGATGATCTTCGTCACCGGTCGCGGCAAATCCGCGATCGAGGATCATTTCGACATCGCCTACGAACTGGAAGCGACGATGTCGGGCCGCGGCAAGTCGCTCAGCGTTCTGGACGGCACGCGGCTGAAGCCGGGCGCGATCTCCTATGTCCGGCAGCAGGAGCCGATGGGGCTTGGCCATGCCGTATGGAGCGCGCGTCACATCGTCGGCGACGAACCCTTCGCGGTGCTGCTGGCGGACGATTTCATGGTCGGGAAACCCGGCTGTCTCAAGCAGATGGTCGAGGCGTATAACAAGGTCGGCGGCAACATGATCTGCGCGCAGGAAGTGCCCGAGGACCAGACGCATATGTACGGCGTCATCACCCCCGGCGCGCGCGACGGATCGCTGACCGAAGTGCGTGGGCTGGTCGAGAAGCCGGCCCCGGGGACGGCGCCGTCAAACCTGTCGGTGATCGGTCGCTACATCCTGCAGCCCGAAGTGATGCGCGTGCTGGAGACGCAGGAAAAGGGTGCCGGTGGTGAGATCCAGCTGACCGACGCGATGGCGAAGATGATCGGCGACCAGCCTTTCCACGGCGTAACGTTCGACGGCCGACGCTATGATTGCGGCGACAAGGCCGGGTATATCCAGGCCAATCTGGCGATCGCTCTGGGCCGCGCGGACATTGGCGAATCGGTGCGCGCGTTTGCGGTCGATCTGCTGCGCTGA